Genomic segment of Serinicoccus hydrothermalis:
GGATCTCCTCCGCCAGCTCGCCCGCGCGACGCCGGACGTCCTCCGGGGGCTCGGGCTGCTCGGCGGGGCCGTCGGGACGCGTCGAGGGGCTGGTGTCAGTCACGTGCTCATTGTGCTGCACGCCACCGACACCAGCCCCTCGTGCTGGTCCGTCAGCCCCGGGTCAGCGGGTACTCTTGAAGTAGGCGGTCGACTCCTTCTTCCACAGGAAGAAGAGGACGGCCGCGGCGATGATGGCGGAGACGGCGTTCAGCAGCAGCACGAACGTCCCGCCACTGGCACCAGGGATGATGCTGCTGCCGAGCAGCCCGAACACGAAGCTGATGAGGTTGAGAACGGCCAGGACCGTCGCGACGATGCGCGCCCATCCCTTGCCCTTGCCGCAGAAGCGACCGATGAGGAACCACAGCACCGCGGCGATCAGTCCGGTGACCAGGGCACTGATGGGGGTCAAGGCCACCTGCTGGTCGATCATCTCCGGGGTCATCGACCCGCCCATCGCCTCCGAGGCCTGCGACAGCCGGTCGCGGATGCTGTCCTCGCTCTCGAAGAAGCCCACGATGCCGGTGACGAGCGAGACCACGCCCCCGGCGTACATGAGCTTCTCCGCCAGCCCCACCGGCTGCGGCTTGGCGACCGCACCCGCCGGGGCGCCGCCGTGGGCGTCATAGCTCGGCGCGGCCTGGTAGCCCCCCTCGTGCTGCGGTGCGTTCGGGTCGTGATGAGGGTCCTCGTGACCCGGGTTCTGCGACATGTCTCCCCTTCCATGGGCGTGCCGGACGCACGCGTGACGCCGTAACCCTAACGGGGCAGGAGTGACCTAGGCGACAGCCGCCTCGGCGAGCCTGGACGCGACCTGGGAGAGGCTGCGCGTCGTCCGCAGCGCCTCCGCAGGGCTCGCCGACGCCAGCCCGCAGGCCGGGGTGAGGCCGACGTCGGCGAGCGCGGCGACCGGGAGCCCGACCTCGTGCCACCGGCGCAGCAGCGGCTCGAGGGGGTCGGTGGCGACCGGGTCGATGCCCGCCCACAGCAGACGGCCTCCCTCGACCGCCGCCGCGACCTGCTCGAACCGCCCCCGCCCGACCTGCGCGAGGTCCAGCGCGAGGAACCCCGCCCCCGCCTCCGCGACCACGTCCACCGGCGGGTCGCCGGCGCAGGTGTGGACACCGCATACCTGCGCAGCGGGCTGGTCGAGCACCTGCCGCAGCGCGGTCACGACCTCGCCGCGGTCCGGCGTGCGCAGCACGCGGTAGCCCGACTCGGAGCGGATCCGGCCCAGCAGCACGGCGGCGAGCGAGGGCTCGTCCACCTGCAGGACCAGCTCTGCGCCCGGCACCAGGGTCTGCACCCGCGCGAGGTAGGCCCGCACCCCCTCGGTCAGCGAGTCCACCACGTCCCGGGTCGCCCCGGCGTCGTCGAGCACGCGGTCGCCGAGCGGACGCCACAGCGCGGCGGCGAGCGTCCAGGGGCCGGCGACCTGGACCTTGAGCGGACCGGCATACCCGTCGAGCGCCTCGGCCAGCTCGTCCAGGTCCTCGGTGAGCAGGGAGGAGGCGCGCTCGGCGTCGCGACCCGGGCGGTCCACCAGCCGCCACCCCTGCGGCTGCAGGTCGACCGGGAGGTCCACGAGCAGGTGCGCGGCCCGCCCGACCATGTCAGCGCCGGGGCCGCGGGCGGGCAGCTCGGGCAGGTAGGGGACGGGGCGGACGCCGTCGCGCGGACCCTGCGCGAGCTCGCCGCAGACCACCGCGAGCGCCTCGCGCACCCGGGTGCCGGGCCAGGATCCGATACCGGTGACGTCGACCACGGCGGACACTCTAGGTGCTCAGGCCAGCAGGCTGACCACCACGGCCAGGACCACCGTGTTGAAGACGAACGCGACGACGGTGTGCACCGTGGCGGTCCGGCGCACCTGTCCCGTCCGCAGGTCGACGTCGGTGGTGCCGAAGGTCGTCGAGACGGCGAGGGCGAGGTAGGCGTAGTCGGCGAGCGGGCGGTACTGCACCTCCTTGCCCGGGAAGCCCAGGGCCTTGCCCCCGCTCTGCACGTCCTCGACGAGGTAGGCGACGGTGAAGGACACGGCGACCGCGACCCACGACACCACGACGAGCGAGACCCCGAGCAGCACCCGCACCCCGGCGGAGAAGGCAGAGTTCTCGATCACCTCGCCGGGCATCCAGACGATGGTGACCAGCAGCGCCGCCGCCCCGATGAAGAGCGACACCCCCGGCCCGGGCGCGGTGCCGTAGACGTAGCGCTGCGCCCACGAGCCGCGGTCCTCGGCCCGTGCCCACTCCTCCATCTCGGCCCGCGAAGAGCGGACGAGCACCACGAGCGTGAAGACGGTGTAGATGACGAGGTAGATGAGCAGGAAGATCACCGCACTGTCGCTGACGTGGGCGGGGATCTCCTCGAGGCTGCGCGGGCGTCCGCGCACGAGCAGGGCCACCGGCAGGGACAGCAGGATCACCAGCACGGTGCGCCGGGACTCGGGCAGCCACCAGGGCCAGCTGCGCATCTTCGTCAGCACGCGGCGCGCCCCGTGCCGGTGATGGTGGCCGAGCCCACCACCCGGGTGCCGTCGTAGAGCACCACGGACTGGCCGGGTGCGACGCCCCGGACCCGCTCGGCGAGGCGCACCGTGACCCCCGCCGGTATGCCCTCGCCCGCGTCCTCCCGCATGCTCACCCGGGCGGGGTACTCCCGGCCGTGGGCCCGGATCTGCGCGCCCAGCTCCATCTCGGTGCCGGCCGCCGGCGGGGTGCCGCACCACCGCAGGTGCTCCCCCTCGAGGAGGTCTACGCCGAGCAGCTCCTCGGGGCCGACGACGACGGTGTTGGTGCGGGTGTCGGTGGAGACGACATACCGCTTGCTGCCGTCGGCCGGCGGGACCTTCAGCCCCAGGCCACGTCGCTGGCCGACGGTGTAGCCGTGCGCGCCCCCGTGCTCGCCCAGCACCTCGCCGTCGGGGTCGACGATCGGGCCGGGCCGCTCGCCGAGGCGCTTCGCGAGGTAGCCGCGGGTGTCGCCGTCGGCGATGAAGCAGATGTCGTGGCTATCCGGCTTCTTCGCCACCGAGAAGCCGCGCTCGCGCGCCTCCTCGCGGATCTGCGGCTTGGTGGTGTCGCCGAGCGGGAAGAAGCTGCGGGCCAGCTGGTCCGCGTCGAGCACGCCGAGCACGTAGGACTGGTCCTTGGCGTCGTCCACGGCGCGGTGCAGCTCGCGCCGGACCCCGCCGGGGGCGTCGGCGTCGTCGTGCTCCTCGACCTGGGCGTAGTGGCCGGTCGCGACGGCGTCGAAGCCGAGAGCGAGCGCCTTGTCGAGCAGCGCGGCGAACTTGATCTTCTCGTTGCAGCGCAGGCAGGGGTTGGGGGTGCGGCCGGCGGCATACTCCCTCTCGAAGTCCTCGACGACGTCCTCGCGGAAGCGCTGCGCCATGTCCCAGACGTAGAAGGGGATGCCGAGCCGGTCCGCGACCCGGCGGGCGTCGCCGGCGTCCTCGATGGTGCAGCAGCCGCGGGCCGACTCGCGCAGGGTCGAGGCGGACTGCGCGAGGGCGAGGTGGACGCCGACGACCTCATGGCCGGCGTCGAGCATGCGGGCTGCCGCGACGGCCGAGTCGACCCCGCCGCTCATGGCGGCGACGACGCGCATCAGGCGCTCCTCGCCGTCGAGGGGCGGCTCGCGGCGTGGGCGCGGCGGGCGCGCTCCAGCGCGGGCGGCAGCGCGGCGAGGAAGGCGTCGACGTCGGCCTGGCTCGACGCGTGGCCGAGGGTGAGCCGCAGCGCGCCCTTCGCCTCCTCCTCCGGTATGCCCATCGCCAGCAGCACGTGGCTGGGCCGCGGCACCCCTGCCTGGCACGCCGACCCGGTCGAGCAGGCGACGCCGGCGGCGTCGAGGAGGTAGAGCAGCGAGTCGCCCTCGCAGTCGGCGACCCGCAGGTGGGCGTTGCCGGCGAGCCGCTCGGTGGTGTCCCCCGGGGTCCAGGGGCCGGAGACGGTGATGCCGGGGTCGAGGGCGAGCGCGCCCTCCACGAGGGCGTCACGGAGCCGGGCGAGGTGGCGGGCGTGGCTGGCCTGGTGCTCGGCCGCGTGCGTGACCGCGAGCGCGAGCCCGGCTATGGCGGCGGTGTCGAGGGTGCCGGAGCGCAGCCCCCGCTCCTGGCCGCCGCCGTGGGTGAGGGGCACCGGCGCCTGGTCGCGCCCGGCGGTGAGCACGCCGACCCCGAGGGTGCCGCCGATCTTGTGGCCGGTGACGACGCCGAGGTCGACCGCGCTGAGGTCGAGCGGCGCCTGGCCGAGGGCCTGCACGGCGTCGGAGTGGATCGGTATGCCGTGCTCCCGCGCGAGCGCCGCGAGCTCGGGCACCGGCTGGATCGTGCCGACCTCGTTGTTGGCCCACATGACGCTGACCAGCGCGGCGGTGCCGGGGCCGCCGTCGGCGTCCAGCGCCCGCTCGAGCGCGTCGGGGGTGATGCGGCCCTGCGCGTCCGGCTCGACCCAGGTGACCCGCGCGCCCTCGTGGGTGACCAGGTGCTCGACCGGGTCGAGGACGGCGTGGTGCTCGATGCCGCTGACCACGATGCGGTCGCGCGCCGGGTCGGCGGCCCGGCGGGCGGCATACGTGCCCTTGACGGCGAGGTTGTCCGCCTCGGTGCCGCCGGAGGTGAAGACCACCTCGGAGGGCCGGACCCCCAGCGCCTCGGCGACCTGCTCGCGCGACTCCTCGACGACGCGCCGCGCCCGGCGGCCCGGATCGTGCAGCGAGCTGGCGTTGCCGGTCTCACGCATCTCCCGCGCGACGACCTCGACCACCTCGTCCAGCACCGGCGTCGTCGCGGCGTGGTCGAGGTAGGCGTGGGCGGCCTGGGGGTGGTGGCTGGGCGTCGTGTTCATGACGGTGAGCCAGTCTACGAGCGGCCGGGCCCCGCCGGCGCATCCGCGCAGGGTGGCGGCGGCAGCCGGCGGCGACAGGCATGCCGGAGCCCCCGCTCGACCTGGGCAAGGTTCTGCACCGGAAGCAGCGCTCTCGACGTGGCATGCGGTGCGCAACCTTGCCCAGGTCGGAGGATCGGGCGCCGGAGTGGGCCGCTCGGTCAGGTGTGGCGAGGGTCGACCGCCCGGTATGCCGGGGGCCGGGCGTCAGCCCTTGTTCTGCTGCACCTTGTCGGCCGCCTGGGGCAGGACGGTGAAGAGGTCGCCGACGACGCCGAAGTCCACGAGCTCGAAGATCGGGGCCTCCTCGTCCTTGTTGACCGCGACGATCGTCTTGGAGGTCTGCATGCCCGCGCGGTGCTGGATCGCGCCGGAGATGCCGGCCGCGACATACAGCTGCGGGCTGACCGAGACACCGGTCTGGCCGACCTGGTGGGAGTGGGGGTACCACCCGGCGTCCACCGCGGCCCGCGAGGCGCCGACCGCGGCGCCGAGCGAGTCGGCGAAGGACTCGACCGGGCCGAAGTCGCCGCCGGTGCCGCGCCCGCCGGAGACGACGATCGCCGCCTCGGTGAGCGAGGGGCGGCCCGACTTCTCCTTCTCGGCGCGGTTGGTGATGCGCGCGGCCTTCGCCGACTCGGACACCTCCACCGACACCTCCTCCTCGGTCGGGGTCGCCGGGGACTCCTCCGCGCTGACGCTGTTGGGCTTGACGGTGACGACCGGGGTACCCCTGGTCACCGTGGTCGTCACGGTGTAGCTGCCGGCGAAGACCGACTGCGTCGTGCCGACGCCGCCGTCGACCGGCTGCACGTCGACGGCGTCGGTGACGATGCCGGACCCGGTCTTGATCGCGAGCCGGGCGGCGACCTCCTTGCCGTCGTTGCTCGAGGCCACGAGCACGGCCACCGGCGAGACCCGGCCGACGAGGTCGGCGAGCAGCTCGGCGACCGGCGCCACGAGGTGGTCGGTGTAGACGGCGTCCTGCGCGAGGTAGACCTTCTCGGCGCCGTAGCGCGCCAGGTCCTCCTTGGCGGACTCATACCCCTGACCGACGAAGACGGCCGAGGGCTCGCCGAGGCGGCGGGCGGCGGTCAGCATCTCGGCGGTGGTCTTGCGGACGTCTCCGTCGACGTGGTCGACCAGGACGAGGACTTCACTCATGTCGAAACTCCTTGGGCTGTCGTGGTCGGGTCAGGCGAGCTTGCGGTCGGCGAGGAACTGGGCGAGCGCCTCGCCGCCCTGGCCCTCGTCGGTGACGACCTGGCCGGCCTCGCGCGGGGGGCGGGCCTTGGTGTCGGTGACCATCGTCCACGCGGCGCCGAGCCCGACCTGGGAGACGTCGATGTCGAGGTCGTCCAGGCCCCAGGTCTCGACCGGCTTCTTCTTCGCCGCCATGATCCCCTTGAAGGAGGGGTAGCGCGGCTCGTTGATCTGGTCCGTGACCGACACGACGGCCGGCAGGCTGGCCTCGACGGTCTCGGAGAAGGACTCGTTGTCGCGGCGGATCGTCACGGACCCGTCGCCCACGGTGAGCTCGGAGGCGAAGGTGACCTGCGGCATACCCAGGCGCTCGGCGAGCATCGCCGGGACGACCGACATCACGCCGTCGGTCGAGGCCAGGCCGGTGAGCACGAGGTCGACGTCGCCGATCTTGGTGATCGCCTCGGCCAGGATGAGCGAGGTCGCGACCGAGTCCGAGCCGGCGATGGCGTCGTCGAGCACGTGCACGCCCTTGTGGGCGCCCATCTGCAGGCTCTTCTTGATCGCGGTGGCGGCGTCGTCCGGGCCCATGGTGAGCACGGTCACCTCGCCCTCGCCCTCCTCGACGATCTTCAGCGCCTCCTCGACGGCATACTCGTCCAGCTCGGAGAGGATGCCGTCGACACCCTCACGGTCGGTGGTGTGGTCGGCCTCGAAGGCGCGGTCGCCCTGGGCGTCGGGAACGTACTTCACACAGACGACGATGTTCACTGCTCACGTCCTCGTGGTTGCGGGTGGTCGTTGCTGCCATGATGCCACTTGACGCTCGCGTCAACTCCACCGGGCGGGGTATGCCCGTGCGCCCGTCACAGGAAGAGCGTCGGCACCCAGCTGATCGCCATGACGCCGAGGGTGAGCAGCGGGTAGAGCAGCACGCCCACCCGCCGGGAGACGGCACTGCGGCGCGGCACCTCCCCCGGGCCGGTGATCTCGTCCTCGACCGGGTTCACGGCGGCCAGCACGCTCGAGGCCGCCAGGGCGAGGGCGCCGACGGCCATGACCGGGAGAACCGGGAGCGTCGCGATCTCGGTGCGGAGCAGGAGCAGGCAGGCCACGAAGACGGCGAACGGCGTGATCATGACGCCCCAGGCGAGCAGCGGGCGGTCCACGACCAGGCGCAGCAGCGCCGTGGGGCGGAGCAGGAGGGCGGCGGTGCCCAGCGCGGTGAGCCCGAGGACGGCGAGGTAGCCGGTGGTGATGCGGACCGGGCTGTCGGCCAGCCAGGCGGTGAAACCGGCCAGGACGAGCACCATCCCGGCGAGCCCGAGGACCAGCTCGAGGACGGTGCGCCGGTCCAGCCGCCGGCGCTCCCCCTCGGGGAGCGCACGGGCATACCCGACGGGGTCGCCGAAGGCCTCGGACGCGGGCTCGCCCGATTCCCGGACGTGGCTCTCGACGGTGGCCAGCTGGTCGCCGATGACGCGCGGCATGACACCGCGCAGGTTCTGCTCGGTGACGAAGGCGCGCACCCACCCGGGCTCGACGCTGGGCGCGAGCCGCTCGGGGTTGGCGCTGGGACGGTCGGAGATCGAGCTCATGGTGCGCACGGCCCTTCAGACGGTGCGGGCGGCCGCGTCGGTCAGCCCCCGCGTGACGGTGGTGAAGTCGGCCCAGCGAGCTGCCTGCTCACCGGCCAGGACGCGCCCCTGCTCGGTCAGGGCGTAGAACTTGCGGCCGGGCCCGCCCTCGCCGGGGCGCCACTCGACCGCCACGTGCCCGGCCTCCTCGAGGCGGGACAGCAGGGGGTAGAGGGTGCCGCCCTTGACCTTGCCCAGGCCGGCCTCGGCGAGGCGCTGAGTGATGGCGTAGCCGTAGCTGGGTCCGTCGAGCAGGATGCGCAGCACGCACACCCCGAGCACCCCACGGAGCCACTCGCCCGGCCACTGGTCCGCTTCCATGACTAGATGATCTACCTGACTAGTCAGCCTGTCAACTAGTCCGTCCGGCGGGTACGCCCACGCACCCCCGGGGAGGATCGGTGCAGCTGGACCGATCCTCCGCAGATCAGGACGCGACAGCGGGGAGGATCGGTGCAGCTGCACCGATCCTCCCCGCTGGGTGAGAGGTCTGCGGCAGGCCGGGTGAGATCCCCGCCGGGTGAGATCTCTGCGGTTTGCCGGGGGCCGTATGCCGCAGCCCGCCGTGGCCTCAGCGGCCGGTGAAGCGCGCCTTGCCCGGGCCCTCCTCGACGAAGGAGGTCATGCCGATCTTGCGGTCCTCGGTGGCGAAGACGCCGGCGAACTGCATCGCCTCGATCGCCAGCCCGGTCTCGAGGTCGCCGTCGAGCCCGCGGTCGATCGCCTCCTTGGCCGCGCGCAGCGCGAGGGTGGGGCCGCCGACGTAGCGGGACACCATCTCCCGCGCGACCTGGTATGCCTGTCCCGGCTCCGCGACGCGGTCCACCAGGCCCATGGCCAGGGCCTCGTCCGCGTCGACCATCCGCCCGCTGAAGACGAGGTCCTTCGCCCTCGCCGGGCCGACCAGCCGCGCGAGCCGCTGGCTGCCGCCGGCCCCGGGGACGACCCCGAGCAGGATCTCCGGCTGCCCGAGCTTGGCGTCCGAGGCCGCGACCCGGAAGTCGGCGCACAGCGCGAGCTCGTTGCCCGCGCCGAGGGCATACCCCTCGATCGCGGCGACGACCGGCTTGGGGATCCGGGCCACGGCGGAGAAGCACTCCTGGATGACCGGCGCGCGCCGGACCATGTCCGCGTAGGACATGTCCTGCATCTCCTTGATGTCCGCGCCGGCGGCGAAGACCTTCTCACCGCCGTAGAGGACGACCGCCCCGACCTCGTCGTCGTCGGCGACGATCCCGGCGGCCTCGCCGAGGGCGTCCTGCACCTCGATCGAGAGCGGGTTCATCTTCGGCCGGTCGACCCGGATCGTGGCGATGCCGTCCTCGACCTCGACCCGGACGAGGTCGCTGGCGGTGGGGACGGTCCTGCTCACGACTGGTCCTGCGGGTCGCCCTCGCCCGTGCTCTCGCCGCCCGACGAGCCCTGGTCCCCGGACCGGCCCTGCGGGCCGACCGACAGCCACGGGCCGACCTCGGTGCCCTCCGGGGCGCCCTCGGGCAGCTCGGGCTCGAGGCCCTGCTCGGCCTGGGACTTCGCGACGACGTTGCGGTGCCACAGCTGCAGCGCCTGCAGCAGCAGCCCGGTCGCGATCTGGATCTTGGGCTTGGGCTTCTCGGCCCGGGCGATGATCTGCTCGACGGCCAGCACGAGGTTGCCGCTCGCGATGCCGGCCTTGACGAGGTTGACCCCGAGGGTCACGTCGTTGCAGCCGTTGAGCCGGGTCAGCAGGTCCTCGGGCACGCTGCTCGCGATCTGCCACTGGCCGAAGACGCGCATGATGTCGAACTGCTCGCCCTCGATGACCTTGACGAAGAGCTTCTGGTTCTGCACCTCGAAGGACACGTCGCCGGCCTTGTCCAGGTTGGGCGACATCTGCAGGTCCTGCAGCGCGTCGAGGACCCGCCCGGTCAGCGGGTGCTCCTGCGGCGGGGGCGGGAAGTTGGGCAGCGAGGTCGGATCACTCATGACTCCAACGTAACGGCTCGGGCGCGACCCAGCGTCCCGACCCGGGTCAGCGCCCGACCACCTGGACGCTGAGGTTGCCGTGCACGGTGCTGTAGACCCGTGCTCCCCGCCGCGGCTCGGGCAGCACGGACTGCAGCGGCGCGGCCACGCGCACCCTCTCCGTCCCGCCGTCGCCGGCCACGTGGACGGACAGGTCGAAGAAGGTCCGTCCTCGGGCCGCGAGCGCGGAGCCGGGCACGTCGACCCGGAAGACGGAGACCGCGGGCCTGCCGGCCGGCTGGTCCAGGCTGCGGGGCCGGCCCAGGTCGACCGTCGTGGTCGTGTCCTCCCCGCGGGTGCGCAGCGACAGCTCCAGCCCCCGCGAGCGCTCCCCTACGCAGGCACCGTGCACCTCCAGGGTCAGCCGGAGCCGGCCCCGCCACCACCGCCCCCGCACCGCCAGGGCCGCGGCCAGAGGTCGGTCGATGCCCTCCCGCGGGGACTCGGTGAGGCCGGCGAGGTCGCCGGCCCGCACCAGGCGGGACAGCGTCCGGAAGGGTTCGACGAGCCGGGCCTCCAGCTCGGGCGGGACGTGCTCGGTGAGGAAGCGCTAGTGCGCGGCCAGGAACTGGCGGCGTCGCTCCGGGGAGGTCTCGGCCCACCGGGCCGGGCGGTAGTGGTTGAGGCACTTGCGCCGGTAGAGGTCGAGCACGATCCGGTCGGCGCGACCGGGGTCCGGGTCGTGCTCCCGGACCAGCCTGCTCACCTCGGCGACCGACCAGGTGTAGCCGTCCGGGTCGATGGTCTGCGAGCTGATGTTGCGCCCGTCGTCGCGCAGGGTGAGACGGTAGAAGGCATACCCGCCGAGGTAGGACACCCGGTCGGCCAGGAGGTAGGCGCGGGCGAGCATCATCCCGTCCTCGAGCCGCACCTTCTCCTCGGGGAAGCGCAGCTGCTCGCGCTCCAGGAAGCTGCGCCGGAAGAGCCTCTGCGGCGTGAGCGTGTGGAAGACCCGCTCCAGGTCGGCGTCGACCCGCGTCGCCCGGAAGAGGTGGGGCACGGACCGCCCCACGCCGACCGAGCGCGGGACGAGGACGTCGCTGCCGTGCTCGTCGGCGAACTCCACCATGCGGCGCAGTGCCTCCGGGCCCAGCTCGTCGTCGGCCTCGGCGAGAGAGACGTAGCGGCCGCGGGCCAGGTCCAGGCCCCGGTTGCGGGGCCGCCCGGGCCAGCCGCTGTTGTCCTGGTGGACCACCCTCGCCCGCGGGCGCCCGCCCGCCCAGGCGTCGAGCACCGCCGGGCCGCCGTCGGTCGAGCCGTCGTCCACGAGGATCACCTCGAAGGCCGTCTCGTCCAGGTCCTGCGCGGCCAGCGGGCGCAGCAACGACTCGAGGTAGGGCATGGCGTCGTGGACCGGCACGACGACGGACACGCTGATGCCCTCGTGCTGCGGACCGGTGCCCGACGCGACGTCGCCCACCCGGGACCCCCTCTCCCACCCCCCGACCCCGCGGCCGGCGCCGCAACCTTGCGACAGCTGAGTTGTCGCACGCGCCGGGCGGATCGCGCTGGGACGCAGACCCCTCGGTAGTCTGCGCCCGTGCCCCGCCGCAGCATCGAGCGCCCGCCCCCGCTGGGCCTCACCAGCACCGACGCCGGTCCCGAGGTCGCGGTGCTCGCCCGCCACGCGACCGCGGTGGAGGTATGCCTGTCCACCCCCGACGGCGAGCGCCGGATCCCGTTGCGCCGCAACGCCCACGGGATCTGGTGGGACCTCGTGCCCGAGCTGGTGCCGGGGACCCGCTACGGCTTCCGCGTGCACGGCCCGTGGTCCCCCGACGAGGGGCACCGGCACAACCCGGCCAAGCTGCTCCTCGACCCCTACGCCCGGGCGGTCGACGGCGAGGTGACCTGGGGCCCGGAGGTCTACGGCCACGTCGTGGGCGAGAACGGCTGGACCGACCCCGACACCCCCGACGACCGCGACTCCGCCACCCACGTCCCCCGCTCCGTCGTCGTCGACCACGACGGCTTCGACTGGGGGCAGGACGCCCGGCCGGACGTGCCCTGGACCGAGATGGTGCTCTACGAGGCGCACGTGCGCGGGCTCACGATGCGGCACCCGGGCATACCCGAGGAGATCCGCGGGACCTATGCCGCGCTCGGCCACCCGGCGCTGCTCGAGCACCTCACCAGCCTCGGCGTGACCAGCCTGGAGCTGCTGCCGATCCAGGCCTTCACCTCCGAGCCGGCCCTCGTGGGCCGCGGCCTGGTCAACTACTGGGGCTACAACTCCCTCGGCTACTTCGCGCCGCACGCCGGGTATGCCGCCGCCACCGACCCGCAGGGCGTCGTGGACGAGGC
This window contains:
- a CDS encoding PadR family transcriptional regulator, which codes for MEADQWPGEWLRGVLGVCVLRILLDGPSYGYAITQRLAEAGLGKVKGGTLYPLLSRLEEAGHVAVEWRPGEGGPGRKFYALTEQGRVLAGEQAARWADFTTVTRGLTDAAARTV
- a CDS encoding glycosyltransferase family 2 protein; translated protein: MGDVASGTGPQHEGISVSVVVPVHDAMPYLESLLRPLAAQDLDETAFEVILVDDGSTDGGPAVLDAWAGGRPRARVVHQDNSGWPGRPRNRGLDLARGRYVSLAEADDELGPEALRRMVEFADEHGSDVLVPRSVGVGRSVPHLFRATRVDADLERVFHTLTPQRLFRRSFLEREQLRFPEEKVRLEDGMMLARAYLLADRVSYLGGYAFYRLTLRDDGRNISSQTIDPDGYTWSVAEVSRLVREHDPDPGRADRIVLDLYRRKCLNHYRPARWAETSPERRRQFLAAH
- the mnmA gene encoding tRNA 2-thiouridine(34) synthase MnmA, producing the protein MRVVAAMSGGVDSAVAAARMLDAGHEVVGVHLALAQSASTLRESARGCCTIEDAGDARRVADRLGIPFYVWDMAQRFREDVVEDFEREYAAGRTPNPCLRCNEKIKFAALLDKALALGFDAVATGHYAQVEEHDDADAPGGVRRELHRAVDDAKDQSYVLGVLDADQLARSFFPLGDTTKPQIREEARERGFSVAKKPDSHDICFIADGDTRGYLAKRLGERPGPIVDPDGEVLGEHGGAHGYTVGQRRGLGLKVPPADGSKRYVVSTDTRTNTVVVGPEELLGVDLLEGEHLRWCGTPPAAGTEMELGAQIRAHGREYPARVSMREDAGEGIPAGVTVRLAERVRGVAPGQSVVLYDGTRVVGSATITGTGRAAC
- a CDS encoding enoyl-CoA hydratase/isomerase family protein, with translation MSRTVPTASDLVRVEVEDGIATIRVDRPKMNPLSIEVQDALGEAAGIVADDDEVGAVVLYGGEKVFAAGADIKEMQDMSYADMVRRAPVIQECFSAVARIPKPVVAAIEGYALGAGNELALCADFRVAASDAKLGQPEILLGVVPGAGGSQRLARLVGPARAKDLVFSGRMVDADEALAMGLVDRVAEPGQAYQVAREMVSRYVGGPTLALRAAKEAIDRGLDGDLETGLAIEAMQFAGVFATEDRKIGMTSFVEEGPGKARFTGR
- a CDS encoding cysteine desulfurase family protein, producing the protein MNTTPSHHPQAAHAYLDHAATTPVLDEVVEVVAREMRETGNASSLHDPGRRARRVVEESREQVAEALGVRPSEVVFTSGGTEADNLAVKGTYAARRAADPARDRIVVSGIEHHAVLDPVEHLVTHEGARVTWVEPDAQGRITPDALERALDADGGPGTAALVSVMWANNEVGTIQPVPELAALAREHGIPIHSDAVQALGQAPLDLSAVDLGVVTGHKIGGTLGVGVLTAGRDQAPVPLTHGGGQERGLRSGTLDTAAIAGLALAVTHAAEHQASHARHLARLRDALVEGALALDPGITVSGPWTPGDTTERLAGNAHLRVADCEGDSLLYLLDAAGVACSTGSACQAGVPRPSHVLLAMGIPEEEAKGALRLTLGHASSQADVDAFLAALPPALERARRAHAASRPSTARSA
- a CDS encoding methionine synthase, encoding MVDVTGIGSWPGTRVREALAVVCGELAQGPRDGVRPVPYLPELPARGPGADMVGRAAHLLVDLPVDLQPQGWRLVDRPGRDAERASSLLTEDLDELAEALDGYAGPLKVQVAGPWTLAAALWRPLGDRVLDDAGATRDVVDSLTEGVRAYLARVQTLVPGAELVLQVDEPSLAAVLLGRIRSESGYRVLRTPDRGEVVTALRQVLDQPAAQVCGVHTCAGDPPVDVVAEAGAGFLALDLAQVGRGRFEQVAAAVEGGRLLWAGIDPVATDPLEPLLRRWHEVGLPVAALADVGLTPACGLASASPAEALRTTRSLSQVASRLAEAAVA
- a CDS encoding electron transfer flavoprotein subunit alpha/FixB family protein; protein product: MSEVLVLVDHVDGDVRKTTAEMLTAARRLGEPSAVFVGQGYESAKEDLARYGAEKVYLAQDAVYTDHLVAPVAELLADLVGRVSPVAVLVASSNDGKEVAARLAIKTGSGIVTDAVDVQPVDGGVGTTQSVFAGSYTVTTTVTRGTPVVTVKPNSVSAEESPATPTEEEVSVEVSESAKAARITNRAEKEKSGRPSLTEAAIVVSGGRGTGGDFGPVESFADSLGAAVGASRAAVDAGWYPHSHQVGQTGVSVSPQLYVAAGISGAIQHRAGMQTSKTIVAVNKDEEAPIFELVDFGVVGDLFTVLPQAADKVQQNKG
- a CDS encoding electron transfer flavoprotein subunit beta/FixA family protein — its product is MNIVVCVKYVPDAQGDRAFEADHTTDREGVDGILSELDEYAVEEALKIVEEGEGEVTVLTMGPDDAATAIKKSLQMGAHKGVHVLDDAIAGSDSVATSLILAEAITKIGDVDLVLTGLASTDGVMSVVPAMLAERLGMPQVTFASELTVGDGSVTIRRDNESFSETVEASLPAVVSVTDQINEPRYPSFKGIMAAKKKPVETWGLDDLDIDVSQVGLGAAWTMVTDTKARPPREAGQVVTDEGQGGEALAQFLADRKLA
- a CDS encoding DUF1345 domain-containing protein; this encodes MLTKMRSWPWWLPESRRTVLVILLSLPVALLVRGRPRSLEEIPAHVSDSAVIFLLIYLVIYTVFTLVVLVRSSRAEMEEWARAEDRGSWAQRYVYGTAPGPGVSLFIGAAALLVTIVWMPGEVIENSAFSAGVRVLLGVSLVVVSWVAVAVSFTVAYLVEDVQSGGKALGFPGKEVQYRPLADYAYLALAVSTTFGTTDVDLRTGQVRRTATVHTVVAFVFNTVVLAVVVSLLA